GACGCGCTCGGGTGCTACGGCAACGCTGCCGCGCGCACGCCGACCATCGACCGGCTGGCCCGCGAGGGCGTCGTGTTCGACGCGGCGTACTCCAACAGCCCGCTGTGCACCCCGGCCCGCTACTGCATGATGACCGGCCAGCTGCCCTCGGCCACCCGCGGCTACGACAACGCGGCGTACCTCGCCAGCACGGTGCCGACCTTCGCCCACCTCGCGCGGTCGGCGGGCTACCGGACGGTCCTCGACGGCAAGATGCACTTCGTGGGGCCCGACCAGCTCCACGGCTTCGAGGAGCGGCGCACCACCGACATCTACCCCGCCGACTTCGGCTGGACGCCCGACTGGCTGCAGCCCGACGAGCGGATCGACTGGTGGATGCACAACATGGACGCCGTCACCCAGGCCGGCGTCGCCGAGGTCACCAACCAGCTGCTCTTCGACGACGAGGTGGGCCACCAGGGCGTCCGCGCCCTGCAGGAGCTGGCCCGCGACGACGACGAGCGGCCGTGGCTGCTGGTGGTCTCCTTCACGCACCCGCACGACCCCTACGTCACGCGGTCGCGCTACTGGGACCGGTTCGAGGGCGTCGACATCCCGATGCCCCGGCTGCAGGCCGGCGACGTGGCGCTGGACCCGCACACCGCCCGGCTGCGCCACATCAGCGCGATGGACGAGGTGGAGATCACCGAGCGCGACGTGCGCCGGGCCCGCCGCGCCTACTACGGCAACGTCGCCTACCTCGACGACTGGACCGCCCGGCTGCTCGAGACGATGGACGGCCTCCAGGTCCGCGACGACACCGTGGTGGTGGTGCTGGCCGACCACGGCGACATGCTCGGCGAGCGCGGGCTCTGGTACAAGATGAACTTCTTCGAGGGCTCGGCGCGCGTGCCGCTGATCATCCACAGCCCGCAGCGGTTCGCGGCCGACCGGGTGCCCGCGCCGGTGTCGCTGGTCGACGTGCTGCCCACGCTGACCGACCTGATCGGGGAGGGCGTGCCCACCATCGGCGACCTGATGATGCCCGGCCGCTCGCTGCTGGACCTGACCCGCGCGCCCCACGAGGAGGCGGGCCCGCCGCAGGATCGGGAGGTGGTCGGCGAGTACATGGGCGAGGGCGCCGTCGCCCCGATCGTGATGATCCGGCGCGGCACCTGGAAGTTCGTGCACTCGCCCGTCGATCCCGACCAGCTCTACGACCTCGCCGACGATCCGGACGAGCGGGTCAACCTGGCCGACGACCCGGCGTACGCCTCGCGGGTGAGCCAGCTGCGCACCGAGGTCGCCGCGCGCTGGGACCTCGACGCCGTCCACGCCGACGTCCTGGCCGACCAGGCGCGACGACGCCTCGTCGGGCACGCGCTGCGCCAGGGCACGGTCACGCCGTGGGAGTACGACCCGCCCGGGGACGGCCGGCAGCTCTACATGCGCAACCACCTCGACCTCAACGAGGTCGAGCGTCGGGCCCGCTATCCCCGGCCCACCGAGGTGCCCGACCGGTTCCTGGATCCCGACGCCGCTCCCCACACCGCTCCGACCTCGTAGACGCGCGGACACAAGTCCGGTCAGCCCCGGTCCTCCAGGCGGGCGGTACGGCGCGCCGCGGGACTTGTGTCCGCGCGTCTGCGGACCTCGGGCGCCGTCGGCTCGACGGCGACCGGATCGTGGAATAGGGTGACGTGTCACGTAGTTGACCCCTCAACTACCAAGCACGTGGAGGCACATCATGGAGTTCGGCATCTTCACCGTCGGCGACGTCACCACCGACCCGACCACCGGCAGGACGCCCACCGAGCACGAGCGGATCAAGGCGACGGTCGAGATCGCGAAGAAGGCCGAGGAGGTGGGCCTCGACGTCGTCGCCGTGGGCCAGCACCACAACCCGCCCTTCGTGGCCAGCTCCCCGACCACCACGATGGCCTACA
This genomic interval from Nocardioides scoriae contains the following:
- the betC gene encoding choline-sulfatase, with translation MTVPPAAGPPADRPNVLVVMFDQVAPDALGCYGNAAARTPTIDRLAREGVVFDAAYSNSPLCTPARYCMMTGQLPSATRGYDNAAYLASTVPTFAHLARSAGYRTVLDGKMHFVGPDQLHGFEERRTTDIYPADFGWTPDWLQPDERIDWWMHNMDAVTQAGVAEVTNQLLFDDEVGHQGVRALQELARDDDERPWLLVVSFTHPHDPYVTRSRYWDRFEGVDIPMPRLQAGDVALDPHTARLRHISAMDEVEITERDVRRARRAYYGNVAYLDDWTARLLETMDGLQVRDDTVVVVLADHGDMLGERGLWYKMNFFEGSARVPLIIHSPQRFAADRVPAPVSLVDVLPTLTDLIGEGVPTIGDLMMPGRSLLDLTRAPHEEAGPPQDREVVGEYMGEGAVAPIVMIRRGTWKFVHSPVDPDQLYDLADDPDERVNLADDPAYASRVSQLRTEVAARWDLDAVHADVLADQARRRLVGHALRQGTVTPWEYDPPGDGRQLYMRNHLDLNEVERRARYPRPTEVPDRFLDPDAAPHTAPTS